A window of the Buchnera aphidicola (Aphis glycines) genome harbors these coding sequences:
- the deoD gene encoding purine-nucleoside phosphorylase — translation MSTFHINSKKNDFSDIILMPGDPIRAKYIAENYFNDYKQVNKTRLMLAYTGYYKNKKVSVMSHGIGIPSAALYVRELIVEYNVKKIIRIGTCGAVRDDIKLRDIVIGLGASTDSKFNRIRFQNHDYAAIADFNIAYNAFLFAKKMNVKIHIGNFFTTDSFYTDQNMLDILKKYNIVGIDMETAGIYSVASEFRAQALSICTVSDHISKKESVSSKDRESSFNDMIILSLETALLI, via the coding sequence GTGTCTACTTTCCATATTAATAGTAAAAAAAATGATTTTTCAGATATCATTTTAATGCCTGGCGATCCTATAAGAGCAAAATATATTGCTGAAAATTATTTCAATGATTACAAGCAAGTGAATAAAACGCGATTAATGCTAGCTTATACAGGATATTACAAAAATAAAAAAGTTTCCGTTATGAGTCATGGTATAGGAATACCATCTGCTGCTCTATATGTTAGAGAGCTAATAGTAGAATATAATGTAAAAAAGATTATTCGAATAGGAACTTGTGGAGCTGTACGAGATGATATAAAATTACGTGATATTGTTATTGGGTTAGGCGCTTCTACAGATTCAAAATTTAATAGAATACGCTTTCAAAATCATGATTACGCTGCTATTGCAGATTTTAATATCGCTTATAACGCATTTTTATTTGCAAAAAAAATGAATGTTAAGATTCATATTGGTAATTTTTTTACTACCGATTCATTTTATACTGATCAAAATATGTTAGATATTTTAAAAAAGTATAATATTGTTGGAATAGATATGGAGACAGCAGGAATATACTCTGTTGCATCTGAATTTAGAGCACAAGCTTTATCGATTTGTACAGTTTCTGATCATATTTCAAAAAAAGAATCTGTTTCATCGAAAGATAGAGAATCTAGTTTTAATGATATGATTATTTTATCTTTAGAA
- a CDS encoding phosphopentomutase, with translation MKRVFLMILDSFGIGSSIDSHKFNDYGSDTFGHIAEKCFLGQANKERDGCLKIPNLIKLGIIQAYKSATGKYPLGFHETCNKSKIIASYGFASEISSGKDTTSGHWEIAGVPVLDEWYYFKKFNDAFPSILIDKIIKHFKLPGILGNCHASGTEIITELGEEHIATGKPILYTSSDSVFQVACHENIFGLSKLYKLCKKIRNLLDENQFKIARVIARPFIGNNKSNFKRTKNRVDLSIQPPSITVMEKLIIEKQGEVIGIGKISDIYAGIGISKSIKSFGLEELCNITINEMKSAKNNTIVFTNFVDFDSVWGHRRDVSGYAKGLEFFDYKLADMINLVKGQDLFIITADHGCDPTWIGTDHTRENVPILIYSPDKKINFLGHRKTFSDIGQTIAKYFSLSEMQYGKCML, from the coding sequence ATGAAGCGTGTTTTCTTGATGATTTTAGATTCTTTTGGAATTGGATCAAGTATTGATTCTCACAAGTTTAATGATTACGGTTCTGATACATTTGGACATATAGCGGAGAAATGTTTTTTAGGTCAAGCTAATAAAGAAAGAGATGGATGTTTAAAAATCCCTAATTTAATAAAATTAGGAATAATTCAAGCATATAAATCTGCAACAGGAAAATATCCTTTAGGTTTTCATGAGACATGTAATAAATCTAAAATTATTGCAAGTTATGGTTTTGCTAGTGAAATTTCTTCAGGAAAAGATACTACTTCTGGGCATTGGGAAATAGCTGGAGTTCCAGTTCTAGATGAGTGGTATTATTTTAAAAAATTTAATGACGCATTTCCAAGTATTTTAATAGATAAAATTATAAAACATTTTAAATTACCTGGTATTCTTGGTAATTGTCATGCGTCTGGAACAGAAATCATTACAGAATTAGGTGAGGAACATATTGCAACTGGTAAACCAATTTTATATACATCATCTGATTCTGTGTTTCAAGTAGCATGCCACGAGAATATTTTTGGATTGTCTAAGCTTTATAAATTATGCAAAAAAATTCGAAATTTGTTAGATGAAAATCAATTTAAAATAGCACGAGTTATAGCTCGTCCCTTTATCGGAAACAATAAATCAAATTTTAAGAGAACAAAAAATAGAGTAGATTTATCTATACAACCTCCTTCTATTACTGTGATGGAAAAATTAATAATTGAAAAACAAGGAGAGGTAATTGGAATAGGAAAAATTTCAGATATTTATGCAGGTATAGGGATTAGTAAAAGTATAAAATCTTTTGGATTAGAAGAATTGTGCAATATAACTATCAATGAAATGAAATCAGCAAAAAATAATACTATTGTATTTACTAATTTTGTAGATTTTGATTCTGTTTGGGGTCATCGTCGTGATGTTTCTGGATATGCTAAAGGTTTAGAATTTTTTGATTACAAGTTAGCTGATATGATTAATTTAGTTAAAGGACAAGACTTATTTATTATTACTGCAGATCACGGATGCGATCCTACTTGGATAGGAACGGATCATACCAGAGAAAATGTTCCTATATTAATTTATTCTCCTGATAAAAAGATAAATTTTTTAGGTCATCGTAAAACTTTTTCTGATATAGGACAAACAATTGCAAAATATTTTTCATTATCAGAAATGCAATATGGCAAATGTATGTTATAA
- a CDS encoding peptide chain release factor 3: MCNLNDKLSIKKRRTFAIISHPDAGKTTVTEKMLLLGKVLHTSGTVKARGSGKYATSDWMQIEKDRGISITTSVMQFQYKNILVNLLDTPGHQDFSEDTYRILTAVDCCLLVIDAAKGIEERTKKLMNVSRLHQTPVITFVNKLDRDSLEPIEILDQIEKELKLFCVPITWPISCGNRFKGVIHLDEKLIYLYNKSEKTKIFKVDLHDFKKSLLDKYISLDLTLNIDEELKLISHVYSNFNKKNFLKNIITPVFFGSALSNFGIDHILESLIKWAPSPTYRISNKRKVKPEEKKFTGFVFKIQANMDLKHHDRIAFIRIVSGKYIPGMKLRHIRIKKNIIVSDAFYFIAGDRFYIKTAYPGDIIGIHNHGTIKIGDSFTEGEDINFIGIPSFAPEIFRRIFLKNPLKQKQLKKGLMQLSEEGTIQVFYPFNNNYLILGAIGILQFDVVIQRLKIEYKIDVIYEKINVKFARWIKSNDQKNIDIFVNKNKSYLALDSFNNLTYLAPNKANLEIAMSRYVDINFNSIREQ, translated from the coding sequence ATGTGTAATTTAAATGATAAATTATCAATAAAAAAAAGACGTACTTTTGCTATTATCTCCCATCCTGACGCCGGAAAAACAACTGTTACAGAAAAAATGTTACTTTTAGGAAAAGTATTACATACTTCTGGAACAGTAAAAGCAAGAGGAAGTGGGAAATACGCTACATCAGACTGGATGCAAATTGAAAAAGATCGTGGTATTTCTATTACAACATCTGTTATGCAATTTCAATATAAAAATATTTTAGTTAATTTATTAGACACTCCTGGTCATCAAGATTTTTCAGAAGATACGTATCGTATTCTTACCGCAGTAGATTGTTGTTTGTTAGTTATTGATGCTGCTAAAGGGATAGAAGAAAGAACAAAAAAATTAATGAATGTAAGTCGATTACATCAAACGCCGGTTATTACATTTGTTAATAAATTAGATCGCGATAGTCTTGAACCAATAGAAATTTTAGATCAAATTGAAAAAGAATTAAAATTATTTTGTGTGCCTATTACTTGGCCTATTAGTTGCGGTAATCGTTTTAAAGGTGTTATTCATCTAGATGAAAAATTGATTTATTTATATAATAAATCAGAAAAAACTAAAATTTTTAAAGTAGATTTGCATGATTTTAAAAAAAGTTTATTAGATAAATATATTAGTTTAGATTTAACTTTAAATATTGATGAAGAATTAAAATTGATTAGTCATGTATATTCGAATTTTAATAAAAAAAATTTTTTAAAAAACATCATTACACCTGTTTTTTTTGGTAGTGCATTAAGTAATTTTGGCATTGATCATATATTAGAAAGCTTAATAAAATGGGCTCCTTCACCTACTTATCGGATTAGTAATAAAAGAAAAGTAAAACCTGAAGAAAAAAAATTTACAGGTTTTGTATTTAAAATTCAAGCTAATATGGATTTAAAGCATCACGATCGTATAGCTTTTATTAGAATTGTATCCGGAAAATATATACCAGGTATGAAATTAAGACATATTAGAATAAAAAAAAATATTATTGTTTCAGACGCATTTTATTTTATAGCGGGAGATAGATTTTACATAAAAACAGCATACCCTGGAGATATTATTGGTATACATAATCATGGGACAATTAAGATTGGAGATTCTTTTACAGAAGGGGAAGATATTAATTTTATTGGAATTCCTAGTTTTGCTCCAGAAATATTTCGTCGAATTTTTTTAAAAAACCCGTTAAAACAAAAACAATTAAAAAAAGGTTTAATGCAATTGTCAGAAGAAGGTACAATACAAGTTTTTTATCCTTTTAACAATAATTATTTAATTTTAGGTGCTATTGGTATATTACAGTTTGACGTGGTAATTCAACGTTTAAAAATTGAATATAAAATAGATGTGATATACGAAAAAATTAATGTTAAATTTGCTCGCTGGATTAAATCCAATGATCAAAAAAATATTGATATTTTTGTAAATAAAAATAAATCTTATTTAGCATTAGATAGTTTTAATAACTTAACATATTTAGCGCCTAATAAAGCAAATTTAGAAATAGCAATGTCTCGATATGTTGATATTAATTTTAATTCAATAAGAGAGCAGTAA
- the ansA gene encoding asparaginase, which produces MTKKNIYIAYTGGTIGMKKSNNGYIPIAGYFKKKLTKMPEFYSPEIPNFIIKEYNPLIDSANMSPIEWQKIANDIKKKYYQYDGFIVIHGTDTMAYTASALSFILENLKKPIIITGSQIPIATIRSDGRQNLLNSLLIIANYPIHEVTVFFNNKLYRGNRTTKSNANGFNAFSSPNIAPLLEMGINIHYLCKNKFYKKQKKLKVYKIIPQPISIISIYPGISSEILKNFLLHPVKALILCTYGVGNAPQNKKFLNELYIAHKKNIIIINLTQCASGHVNMNGYATGNTLKKIGVISGYDLTIEAAVTKLHFLLSQEISVKKVRRQMQNNLRGELTNYL; this is translated from the coding sequence ATGACAAAAAAAAATATATATATCGCATATACAGGCGGAACTATTGGAATGAAAAAATCGAATAATGGATATATTCCTATAGCCGGTTACTTCAAAAAAAAATTAACTAAAATGCCAGAATTTTATAGCCCAGAAATTCCAAATTTTATTATTAAAGAATATAACCCACTAATTGATTCTGCGAATATGAGTCCAATAGAATGGCAAAAAATTGCAAATGATATTAAAAAAAAATACTATCAATATGATGGATTTATTGTGATTCATGGAACAGACACTATGGCATATACTGCTTCAGCATTATCTTTTATTTTAGAGAATTTGAAAAAACCAATTATTATTACTGGATCTCAAATTCCTATTGCAACGATTCGATCAGATGGACGTCAAAATTTACTAAATTCACTATTAATTATCGCAAATTATCCTATTCACGAAGTCACTGTGTTTTTTAATAATAAATTATATAGAGGCAATCGAACGACTAAATCTAACGCTAATGGTTTTAACGCATTCTCATCTCCTAATATCGCCCCTTTATTAGAAATGGGAATTAATATTCATTATTTATGCAAAAATAAGTTTTATAAAAAACAAAAAAAACTAAAAGTATATAAAATTATACCTCAACCTATCAGCATTATTAGCATCTACCCTGGGATTTCTAGTGAAATTTTAAAAAATTTTTTATTACACCCGGTAAAAGCATTAATTTTATGCACATACGGAGTTGGAAATGCTCCTCAAAACAAAAAGTTTTTAAATGAATTATATATTGCTCACAAAAAAAACATTATTATAATTAATCTCACACAATGTGCATCTGGACATGTTAATATGAACGGATATGCTACAGGCAATACACTTAAGAAAATTGGAGTTATTAGTGGTTACGATTTAACAATTGAAGCTGCTGTCACGAAATTACACTTTTTACTTAGTCAAGAAATTTCAGTAAAAAAAGTTCGGAGACAAATGCAAAATAATTTACGTGGCGAATTAACAAATTATTTATAA
- a CDS encoding NfuA family Fe-S biogenesis protein, whose translation MIKISDQAQNYFLSLLSKEPIGTQIRVFIVNPGMTNAECRVAYCSIDEIAEHDIKLEYNNFCVYVNKSIIPFLKNSNIDLLVDKLTTQLTFTAPYARKNIIHKKCSTVEKIKNFLNTEINPQLSLHGGKVNLINISQDHIAFIEFSGGCNGCSMIGMTLKEMVEKKILSFFPEIKKVIDQTQHLHGNHSFY comes from the coding sequence ATGATTAAAATTTCTGATCAAGCTCAAAATTATTTTTTATCACTTTTATCCAAAGAACCAATAGGAACTCAAATTCGTGTTTTTATTGTTAATCCTGGTATGACAAATGCAGAATGCAGAGTGGCTTATTGCAGTATAGATGAAATAGCTGAACATGATATTAAGTTAGAGTATAATAATTTTTGTGTTTATGTTAATAAATCTATTATTCCTTTTTTAAAAAATTCTAATATTGATTTATTAGTGGATAAATTAACTACACAGTTAACTTTTACAGCTCCTTATGCCAGAAAAAATATTATACATAAAAAATGTTCTACAGTAGAAAAAATAAAAAATTTTTTAAATACGGAAATCAATCCTCAGTTATCACTGCATGGTGGAAAAGTAAATTTAATCAATATTTCTCAGGATCATATAGCTTTCATAGAATTTAGTGGAGGATGCAATGGATGTTCAATGATAGGAATGACTTTAAAAGAAATGGTTGAAAAAAAAATATTATCTTTTTTTCCTGAGATAAAAAAAGTAATTGATCAAACTCAACATTTACATGGAAATCATTCTTTTTATTAA
- the bioH gene encoding pimeloyl-ACP methyl ester esterase BioH, translating to MKKFTWKVLGNGKNNLIILNGWGMNYKIWFFIIQELSSYFRLHLIDLPGIGINKNLNPTNMQKTIEILNFCMPKNSIYLGWSLGGLIATNFALLHPKKTLGLISVSSSPYFIKQKNWPGIEKRDLYHIYNNLLNQYQKTINNFLFFQTSQERKHLQDLKTLKTILSGENHIPNQTTLKKGLEILLSVDLRCTVSMIKVPFLRIYGTLDTLVPKKISSFMDLICPKSTSIIIEKAGHTPFISHKKEFCSILLEYFSKQI from the coding sequence ATGAAAAAATTTACTTGGAAAGTGCTAGGAAATGGAAAAAACAATCTAATTATACTAAATGGATGGGGAATGAATTATAAAATATGGTTTTTTATAATTCAAGAACTTAGTTCATATTTTAGACTACATTTAATTGACTTGCCTGGAATAGGAATAAATAAAAATCTTAATCCTACTAACATGCAAAAAACAATTGAAATTTTAAATTTTTGTATGCCTAAAAACTCTATTTATTTAGGATGGTCACTAGGAGGTTTAATTGCAACTAATTTTGCTTTATTGCATCCTAAAAAAACTTTAGGATTAATTAGTGTATCATCTTCACCTTACTTTATAAAACAAAAAAACTGGCCAGGAATAGAAAAAAGAGATTTATATCATATATACAATAATTTGTTAAATCAATATCAAAAAACAATAAATAATTTTTTGTTTTTTCAAACATCACAAGAAAGAAAACATTTACAAGATTTAAAAACATTAAAAACAATTTTATCTGGTGAAAATCATATACCTAATCAAACAACATTAAAAAAAGGATTGGAAATATTATTATCAGTTGATTTAAGATGTACAGTATCCATGATTAAAGTTCCATTTCTGCGTATATATGGAACTTTAGATACTTTAGTTCCAAAAAAAATTTCAAGTTTTATGGACTTAATATGTCCTAAAAGTACTTCTATTATTATAGAAAAAGCAGGTCATACACCATTTATTTCACATAAAAAAGAATTTTGTTCTATTTTATTAGAATATTTTTCCAAACAAATATAA
- a CDS encoding single-stranded DNA-binding protein: MASRGVNKVILIGHLGQDPEVRYMPNGNAVVNMTLATSENWKDKNTGENKEKTEWHRVVLFGKLAEIAGEYLRKGSQVYIEGSLQTRKWQDQNGFDRYTTEIIVNIGGTMQMLGNRNSNSHNIHENNNILKTKNIETTEISKNLEKHKLKQEQMNSPDLDFDDEIPF, translated from the coding sequence ATGGCGAGTCGAGGTGTAAACAAGGTAATTTTAATCGGTCATTTAGGTCAAGACCCAGAAGTACGATATATGCCTAATGGCAATGCAGTAGTAAATATGACACTTGCAACTTCAGAAAATTGGAAAGATAAAAATACAGGTGAAAATAAAGAAAAAACAGAATGGCATAGAGTTGTTTTATTTGGAAAATTAGCTGAAATAGCTGGAGAATATTTACGAAAGGGTTCGCAAGTATATATTGAAGGTTCTCTTCAAACAAGAAAATGGCAAGACCAAAATGGTTTTGATAGATATACAACAGAAATTATAGTAAATATTGGTGGTACAATGCAAATGCTTGGAAACCGAAATTCTAATTCTCATAATATACATGAAAATAATAATATTTTGAAAACAAAAAATATAGAAACTACCGAAATATCTAAAAATTTAGAAAAACATAAATTAAAACAGGAGCAAATGAATTCTCCAGATCTAGATTTTGATGATGAAATTCCATTTTAA
- the dnaB gene encoding replicative DNA helicase: MVYVIYMGKNKLYLNQINRLKIPPHSIEAEQSVLGGLMLDNEQWDTVSEHVVADDFFSKPHRLIFQEMQQLLNSGHPIDLITLSESLEQKGKLESVGRFSYLAELSKNTPSTANITAYADIVRERAIVREMILVANKIANAGYDTQGRKSEELLDYAESSVFKIAEKRFKKDSGPKNIEKVLDETINNIEKLFLSPNDGVTGINTGYQDLNKKTSGLQRSELIIIAARPSMGKTTFAMNLCENAAMLYDKPVLIFSLEMPGEQIMTRMLASLSRVNQARIRTGKLNDEDWSRMSGTINVLLKKKNIYIDDSSALTPSEVRSRARRIYREHNGLTLIMVDYLQLMRVPSLSDNRTLEIAEISRTLKALAKELQVPVIALSQLNRSLEQRADKRPVNSDLRESGSLEQDADLIMFIYRDEIYHENSDFKGIAEIIIGKQRNGPIGTISLTFNGHWSRFDNYCAPKYD; this comes from the coding sequence ATGGTATATGTAATATATATGGGTAAAAATAAGTTATATTTAAATCAAATTAATAGATTAAAAATTCCTCCACATTCAATAGAAGCCGAACAATCAGTACTTGGCGGATTGATGTTAGATAATGAACAGTGGGATACAGTTTCAGAGCATGTAGTTGCTGACGATTTTTTTAGCAAACCACATCGTTTAATATTTCAAGAAATGCAACAATTATTAAACTCAGGGCATCCAATTGACTTAATTACATTATCTGAATCTTTAGAGCAAAAAGGAAAATTAGAAAGTGTCGGTCGATTTTCTTATTTAGCTGAGTTATCAAAAAATACTCCTAGTACTGCAAATATAACTGCTTATGCTGATATAGTAAGAGAACGTGCAATAGTAAGAGAAATGATATTAGTTGCTAATAAAATAGCAAACGCAGGATATGATACACAGGGTAGAAAAAGCGAAGAACTTTTAGATTACGCAGAGTCGAGTGTTTTTAAAATAGCAGAAAAACGTTTTAAAAAAGATTCAGGCCCTAAAAATATTGAGAAAGTACTTGATGAAACAATTAATAATATTGAAAAATTATTTTTATCTCCTAATGACGGAGTCACAGGAATAAATACGGGGTATCAAGATTTAAATAAAAAAACATCAGGCTTGCAACGTTCTGAGCTGATAATTATAGCGGCTAGACCTTCTATGGGAAAAACAACTTTTGCAATGAATTTATGTGAAAATGCTGCTATGCTGTATGATAAACCAGTATTAATTTTTAGTTTAGAAATGCCAGGAGAACAAATTATGACACGTATGTTAGCATCGTTATCTAGAGTCAATCAAGCACGTATAAGAACAGGTAAATTAAATGATGAAGATTGGTCTAGAATGTCAGGAACGATTAATGTTTTACTGAAAAAAAAGAATATCTATATAGATGATTCTTCAGCTCTTACACCAAGTGAAGTTCGTTCTAGAGCGCGGCGTATTTATCGTGAACATAACGGTTTAACTTTAATTATGGTAGATTATTTGCAACTGATGAGAGTGCCATCTCTTTCAGATAATAGAACTCTTGAAATTGCTGAAATTTCAAGAACGTTAAAAGCGCTTGCGAAAGAACTGCAAGTTCCAGTAATTGCTTTATCACAATTAAATCGTTCTTTAGAACAGAGAGCGGATAAAAGACCAGTAAATTCAGATTTGAGAGAATCTGGTTCATTAGAACAAGATGCAGATTTAATAATGTTTATATATCGAGATGAAATATATCATGAAAATAGCGATTTTAAAGGTATAGCAGAAATCATAATTGGAAAACAAAGAAACGGACCAATCGGGACAATTAGTTTAACTTTTAATGGACATTGGTCTAGATTTGATAACTATTGCGCTCCTAAATATGATTAA
- the gshB gene encoding glutathione synthase, translated as MNKKKILKIGIVMDPIQLIKIEKDSSFAILLEAQKRHHEIYYMELNDLYLQKNHAYAKTRLIKIQKKINNYFSFIQEKNILLNQLDVILMRKDPPFNMEFIYATYILERAEEAGVLIINKPKSLRDCNEKIFASLFYKFIPDTLVTRNISQIYNFWKKHKDIIIKPLDSMGGSSVFRIKEDDENFIVISEVMTNYEKKYCMIQTYLPSVKDGDKRILIVNGQIIPWCIARIPKKGENRANIAAGGIAKIRKLHKKDWEIANYLSPILQEKGLVFVGLDIIGDKLTEINITSPTCICEIESHTNISVSGMLLDYIENQIY; from the coding sequence ATGAATAAAAAAAAGATCTTAAAAATTGGAATTGTAATGGACCCAATTCAATTAATAAAAATTGAAAAAGACTCTAGTTTTGCTATTTTACTTGAAGCACAAAAAAGACATCATGAAATTTATTACATGGAATTAAATGATTTATATTTACAAAAAAATCATGCATATGCTAAAACACGTTTAATAAAAATACAAAAAAAAATCAATAACTACTTTAGTTTTATTCAAGAAAAAAATATTTTATTAAATCAATTAGATGTTATATTAATGCGAAAAGATCCACCATTTAATATGGAATTTATATACGCAACTTATATCCTTGAGCGTGCAGAAGAAGCAGGCGTATTAATTATCAATAAACCAAAAAGTTTAAGAGATTGTAATGAAAAAATATTCGCCTCATTATTTTACAAATTTATACCAGATACATTAGTTACTAGAAATATATCTCAAATATATAATTTTTGGAAAAAACATAAAGATATCATTATTAAACCCTTAGATAGTATGGGTGGATCAAGTGTTTTTCGAATAAAAGAAGATGATGAAAACTTTATAGTAATAAGTGAAGTTATGACTAATTATGAAAAAAAATATTGCATGATTCAAACTTATTTGCCATCAGTCAAGGACGGAGACAAAAGAATATTAATTGTTAATGGGCAAATCATACCTTGGTGCATAGCTAGAATTCCTAAAAAAGGTGAAAATAGAGCAAATATAGCAGCTGGAGGTATAGCTAAAATAAGAAAATTGCACAAAAAAGATTGGGAAATAGCAAATTATTTATCTCCTATTTTACAAGAAAAAGGGCTTGTTTTTGTTGGATTAGATATTATAGGAGATAAATTAACTGAAATTAATATTACAAGTCCAACATGTATTTGTGAAATTGAGTCGCATACAAATATTTCTGTTTCAGGTATGTTGTTAGATTATATTGAAAATCAAATATATTAA
- a CDS encoding YggS family pyridoxal phosphate-dependent enzyme: MNNIKNNINVLKEKIQHLLKNKTELKKVKIVAASKNQSVEKIQIALLSGIYNFGENYVQEGIDKIKKLKKNNQIIWHFIGKIQSRKTKLVAQNFDWCQTIDREKIAILLNKYRTSKKPPINVLIQVNISEEPNKNGVSIKNYQQLAIIVSKMTNLKFRGIMALPKQTQGKIQYRDYQDVKNIFNVLKNQYESVDTLSLGTSFDIKTAITYNSNMIRIGKSIFHN, from the coding sequence ATGAATAATATTAAAAATAATATAAACGTTCTCAAAGAAAAAATACAACATTTATTGAAAAATAAAACTGAATTAAAGAAAGTCAAAATTGTTGCAGCTAGTAAAAATCAATCAGTTGAAAAAATTCAAATAGCTTTGTTATCTGGAATATATAACTTCGGAGAAAACTATGTTCAAGAAGGTATAGATAAAATTAAAAAATTAAAAAAAAACAATCAGATTATTTGGCACTTTATAGGAAAAATACAATCAAGAAAAACAAAATTAGTTGCTCAAAATTTCGATTGGTGTCAAACTATTGATCGAGAAAAAATCGCTATTTTGTTAAACAAATACAGAACAAGTAAAAAACCTCCAATCAACGTTTTAATACAAGTTAATATTTCTGAAGAACCAAATAAAAATGGAGTGTCTATAAAAAACTATCAACAATTAGCTATAATTGTTTCAAAAATGACTAATCTTAAGTTTCGTGGAATTATGGCTTTACCTAAACAAACACAAGGCAAAATACAATATCGTGATTATCAAGATGTTAAAAATATATTTAACGTTTTAAAGAATCAATATGAATCCGTTGATACATTATCATTAGGAACAAGCTTTGATATTAAAACTGCTATAACATATAATAGTAATATGATCAGAATCGGAAAAAGTATTTTTCACAATTAA
- the hemW gene encoding radical SAM family heme chaperone HemW has product MLKLPPISLYIHIPWCIKKCGYCDFYSYVSTKNIPEMQYIKNLLKDLEKDIKLIHQRKINNIFIGGGTPSLLHNESIKTLIHGIKKRIQISKSSEITIESNPQSTEYKRFRDYKRSGINRFSLGIQTFHSNLLKKIERTYSKQEAIEAIKEIKKINSNFNIDIMYGLPDQSLNNALSDLKYAVKYNPTHISWYQLTIEPNTSFYKKNLCLPDEKIIFKMFNQGEKFLRKSGYIKYEISSYMKSRFKCRHNLNYWNFGDYLGIGCGAHGKITKINGEIIRTIKNKNINDFMNGKYLATKTLIPEKDKPFEYFMNTFRLYQPIYKKNFQERTNLNISNIKNKIKKALRNKYIIENKNSWETTKKGRIFLNSLLKIFLN; this is encoded by the coding sequence ATGCTAAAATTACCTCCAATTAGTTTGTATATTCATATTCCTTGGTGTATAAAAAAATGTGGATATTGTGATTTTTATTCATATGTTAGTACAAAAAATATTCCAGAAATGCAATATATTAAAAATCTTCTTAAAGATTTAGAGAAAGACATTAAATTAATACATCAAAGAAAAATAAATAATATTTTTATTGGAGGAGGAACACCTAGTTTATTACATAATGAATCTATAAAAACTTTAATACATGGAATAAAAAAAAGAATTCAAATTTCTAAATCTTCAGAAATTACAATAGAATCTAATCCACAATCAACAGAATACAAACGTTTTAGAGATTATAAAAGATCAGGAATTAACCGGTTTTCTTTAGGAATTCAAACATTTCATTCAAATTTATTAAAAAAGATAGAACGTACATATAGCAAGCAAGAAGCTATTGAAGCAATCAAAGAAATCAAAAAAATTAATAGTAATTTTAATATAGATATTATGTATGGATTACCCGATCAATCATTAAACAATGCTTTATCAGACTTAAAATACGCTGTTAAATACAATCCAACACATATATCATGGTATCAATTGACAATAGAACCTAACACTTCTTTTTATAAAAAAAATCTATGTTTGCCTGATGAAAAAATAATATTTAAAATGTTTAATCAAGGAGAAAAATTTTTACGTAAATCTGGTTATATAAAATATGAAATATCTTCATATATGAAATCAAGATTTAAATGTCGTCATAATCTTAATTATTGGAACTTTGGGGATTACCTTGGTATAGGATGTGGTGCTCATGGAAAAATTACTAAAATAAATGGAGAAATTATTCGAACTATTAAAAATAAAAATATTAATGATTTTATGAATGGAAAATATTTAGCAACTAAAACTTTAATTCCAGAAAAAGATAAACCTTTTGAATATTTCATGAATACTTTTAGATTATATCAACCTATTTATAAAAAAAATTTTCAAGAACGTACTAATCTGAATATATCGAATATAAAAAATAAAATCAAAAAAGCACTACGCAATAAATATATTATAGAAAATAAAAACTCTTGGGAAACAACAAAAAAAGGAAGAATATTTCTAAATTCATTACTAAAAATTTTTCTGAATTAA